A region from the Candidatus Gracilibacteria bacterium genome encodes:
- a CDS encoding non-canonical purine NTP pyrophosphatase: MEPFLIATANLGKFKEIATALESLPYRFLSLKDLGFEGQQVEETGATHEENARLKAEFFYQKTGYLTLGEDSGLEVEALQGELGLHTRRFGAGEKASDEEWLRVFLERMKEIVPEKRKARFVCTMVLKTFPKGEEFVFEGEARGFIVLGPEAPILPGLPLSSVFKPEGFDRVYAALTHDEKNQISHRGLAAGKVAKFLLV, from the coding sequence ATGGAACCTTTTTTAATCGCCACCGCCAATCTTGGGAAATTCAAGGAAATTGCAACCGCATTGGAGTCGTTGCCGTATCGGTTTTTATCGTTGAAGGATTTGGGGTTTGAGGGGCAACAAGTCGAAGAAACCGGGGCCACTCATGAGGAAAATGCGCGCTTGAAGGCGGAATTTTTTTATCAAAAAACAGGGTACTTGACGTTGGGGGAGGATTCGGGGTTGGAAGTGGAGGCGTTGCAAGGGGAATTGGGACTTCACACGCGACGCTTTGGAGCCGGAGAAAAAGCGAGTGACGAGGAGTGGCTGCGTGTTTTTTTGGAACGAATGAAGGAAATAGTGCCCGAAAAAAGAAAGGCGCGATTTGTGTGTACTATGGTTTTAAAAACATTTCCAAAGGGAGAAGAATTTGTATTTGAGGGGGAAGCGCGAGGGTTTATTGTCCTCGGCCCCGAGGCTCCGATTTTGCCCGGTTTGCCCTTGAGCTCGGTGTTTAAGCCCGAGGGGTTTGATCGAGTGTATGCGGCATTAACTCATGATGAAAAAAACCAAATCAGTCATCGAGGACTCGCAGCCGGGAAAGTGGCTAAATTTTTATTGGTATAA
- a CDS encoding methyltransferase domain-containing protein encodes MNLYKGKTVRIEDYITSSIIRFGGLRDYIQEKMMVDYFAIQGNLGIARGIKIYIQNQKSRLESVDQIQILDIGPAIGAITGMLILQELGRANPALLKKAKLILLDVSERVIEQTQSRNFLFPDAMIGPEFKSEILTKLRTSKGIVTSCHELPIKSDSIDICAAGFLFHHLHDGIKKASAQEIQRVLRPGGFVGVAEEWFENYEDYRAIHAHDEIPLAYESIISSRRLRLMFPNLEIFESKNPSGKGTGENYYYFCGIKKKTLGIGPRTISGNFTEIVGGLFFLIRIS; translated from the coding sequence ATGAATCTTTACAAAGGAAAAACAGTTCGCATAGAAGATTACATCACGTCATCCATTATTCGATTTGGGGGGCTGCGTGATTACATTCAAGAAAAAATGATGGTGGATTATTTTGCCATTCAAGGAAATTTGGGAATTGCGCGAGGCATAAAAATTTACATTCAAAACCAAAAAAGTCGCTTGGAAAGTGTGGATCAAATCCAAATTTTAGATATAGGTCCCGCCATTGGTGCAATTACCGGAATGCTCATTCTTCAAGAGTTGGGACGAGCAAACCCTGCGTTGTTAAAAAAAGCAAAATTGATTTTGCTGGACGTGTCGGAACGTGTAATTGAACAAACCCAATCTCGTAATTTTTTATTTCCGGACGCCATGATCGGCCCGGAATTCAAATCTGAAATTTTAACAAAACTGAGAACCTCCAAGGGAATCGTGACTTCTTGTCATGAATTACCCATAAAAAGCGACTCCATCGATATCTGCGCCGCAGGTTTTCTTTTTCACCATTTGCATGATGGAATCAAAAAAGCATCGGCTCAAGAAATTCAGCGCGTATTAAGGCCTGGAGGCTTTGTTGGGGTCGCGGAAGAATGGTTTGAAAACTATGAAGACTACCGTGCCATTCACGCCCACGATGAAATCCCCCTGGCGTATGAATCCATCATCTCCTCTCGTCGATTACGCTTGATGTTTCCGAATCTGGAAATCTTTGAATCTAAAAATCCTTCGGGAAAAGGAACCGGTGAAAATTATTATTATTTTTGCGGAATCAAGAAAAAAACGCTGGGCATTGGACCTCGCACTATTTCGTGAAATTTTACTGAAATCGTTGGATGATTATTTTTTCTGATTCGGATTAGTTAG
- the mfd gene encoding transcription-repair coupling factor gives MKFSHPRNQEVLDLFGEHRYVTLSGGGNFSSKSFVVSDVLDQYPDLNKLVWVVNDFGEQEAVARALHDWSALEVEILEDEGTYPSLIRVISSLQDPHRKVAVILTSARLLKLFPDHHQIEQTIQRLKVGDEISPVNLFESLIESGYEVSEDSYLEPGFYLRHGDVLDVFPINSKHPYRVEFDFETILAIYAYDQTTQTKIHETKSVAIYPLKTLEAKSLLWDFLGAGTLFVEDELDLNEGSYESVSAMIKKRPNDVGYLLFTSFLEEDNYHHYLHYLSVLKYQNKLDFIENMKEKMYEKWRVYLFTKNKEELKSLFADRNISILDDPSKAEEGEKAVVFFELGKDQPFPHAFQNPHLKFALLTDREILGLRDTSHKDPSQHAVYLDFLTGLKMGDYVVHSDHGIALFRGLDKRTIDEVTREYLRLDYAENDRLFVPIDQADKVSKFIGSGDQPPRLTRLGSSEWVTITNKVKKETQKIAKELLKLYAERLSAKGHPFKADNDTQHLFEEAFPYEETPGQLKAIRDVKHDMELPKPMDRLVCGDVGFGKTEVAMRAAFKAVQNKKQVAVVSPITILADQHYKSFVKRMEGFHVRVEMMSRFRTQSEQRKILEQLKKGELDIIIGTHRLIQPDVAFKDLGLVVIDEEQRFGVKQKEKFKELRREVDILTLTATPIPRTLNISLHGLRDITTITTPPPGRLPIVTEVRRFSFGLARDAILREIKRGGQIYFLHNRVETINEMADRLRKLVPEAKFVVAHGKLSSSDLEERIMAFKDKKFDVLVSSTIIENGIDLANANTLIVNKAEKFGLAQLYQLRGRVGRSKTQAYAYFLYHAQRLPIDAKKRLRAIVEASELGSGFQIAMKDLEIRGAGDILGANQHGAIHVVGVSHFIRMLNQAVEDLKEGKLTAETGELPQEVSIEIPLPAFIPDDYIVSSKDKISVYQRLAAADTFDYLEELRGDLIEDYGRMPKEVANLFYVLEIKMLAKRAGLSNVRAENIYGKGEREIVLSMSNRVRPEHILNLLEYNSKWLVSGNKLKISMEALGVSWVEELKEGLKKLGKKAKNIPGSVAEK, from the coding sequence TTGAAATTTTCGCACCCGAGAAACCAAGAGGTCCTCGATCTTTTTGGAGAACATCGTTATGTTACATTGTCCGGCGGAGGAAATTTTTCCTCCAAAAGTTTTGTTGTGTCGGATGTCTTGGATCAATACCCGGATTTAAATAAATTGGTTTGGGTCGTGAATGATTTTGGCGAACAAGAGGCGGTGGCGCGCGCGTTGCATGACTGGTCTGCGCTGGAGGTGGAAATTTTAGAAGACGAAGGGACTTACCCTTCTTTAATTCGTGTTATTTCTTCTCTTCAAGATCCGCATAGAAAAGTGGCGGTGATTTTAACTTCCGCTCGTTTATTAAAATTATTCCCCGATCATCATCAAATTGAACAAACCATTCAACGATTAAAAGTTGGAGACGAGATTTCTCCGGTGAATTTATTTGAATCCTTGATTGAGTCCGGTTACGAGGTTTCTGAAGATTCTTATTTGGAGCCCGGATTTTATCTTCGACACGGAGACGTTTTAGATGTTTTTCCTATCAATTCAAAACATCCTTATCGGGTGGAATTTGATTTTGAAACTATTTTGGCGATTTATGCTTACGATCAAACCACGCAAACAAAAATTCATGAAACTAAATCCGTGGCCATTTATCCGTTAAAAACATTGGAAGCCAAATCTTTGTTGTGGGATTTTTTGGGTGCGGGGACTCTTTTTGTGGAAGATGAATTGGATTTAAATGAGGGATCCTATGAGTCGGTGAGTGCCATGATTAAAAAGCGTCCCAATGATGTGGGGTATCTTTTGTTCACTTCTTTTTTAGAAGAAGATAATTATCATCATTATTTGCATTATTTATCGGTGCTTAAATATCAAAACAAACTCGATTTTATCGAGAATATGAAAGAGAAAATGTACGAAAAATGGCGCGTGTATTTGTTCACTAAAAATAAAGAGGAATTAAAAAGTTTATTTGCGGATCGCAATATTTCAATTTTAGACGATCCTTCCAAGGCGGAAGAAGGAGAAAAGGCTGTAGTGTTTTTTGAGTTGGGAAAAGATCAGCCGTTCCCGCATGCATTCCAAAATCCACACTTAAAATTTGCGTTATTGACGGATCGTGAGATTTTGGGGTTAAGGGATACCTCACATAAAGATCCGTCTCAGCATGCGGTGTATTTGGATTTTTTGACCGGGCTGAAAATGGGAGATTATGTGGTGCATTCGGACCACGGCATTGCGTTGTTTCGAGGGTTGGATAAAAGGACCATCGATGAGGTGACTCGTGAATATTTAAGGCTTGATTATGCGGAAAACGATCGATTGTTTGTGCCTATTGATCAAGCGGATAAGGTGAGTAAGTTTATCGGATCAGGGGATCAACCTCCGCGATTGACGCGATTGGGGTCTTCGGAATGGGTGACGATTACGAATAAAGTGAAAAAAGAAACTCAAAAAATTGCAAAAGAATTGTTGAAATTGTATGCCGAACGTTTGTCCGCAAAAGGACATCCGTTTAAGGCGGACAACGACACGCAACACTTGTTCGAAGAGGCTTTCCCTTATGAAGAAACTCCGGGCCAACTTAAGGCGATTCGAGATGTAAAACATGATATGGAGCTCCCAAAACCTATGGATCGATTGGTGTGCGGGGATGTGGGGTTCGGTAAAACCGAGGTGGCGATGCGCGCCGCGTTTAAGGCGGTTCAAAATAAAAAACAAGTGGCCGTGGTTTCTCCGATTACCATTTTGGCGGACCAGCATTATAAATCATTCGTAAAACGCATGGAGGGATTTCATGTTCGAGTGGAAATGATGAGTCGGTTTAGAACTCAATCCGAACAGCGAAAAATTTTAGAGCAACTTAAAAAAGGAGAACTCGATATTATTATTGGAACCCATCGTTTGATTCAGCCGGATGTGGCGTTTAAGGATTTAGGGTTGGTGGTCATTGATGAAGAACAGCGTTTTGGAGTCAAACAGAAGGAAAAGTTTAAGGAGTTGCGTCGTGAAGTGGATATTTTAACATTGACGGCAACCCCGATTCCTCGAACCCTAAATATCAGTTTGCACGGGTTGCGTGATATCACCACCATCACCACTCCTCCTCCCGGTCGGTTGCCCATCGTGACCGAGGTGCGTCGATTTTCTTTTGGGTTGGCGCGTGATGCGATTTTGAGAGAAATAAAACGTGGAGGTCAGATTTATTTTTTGCATAATCGAGTGGAAACCATCAATGAGATGGCGGATCGACTTCGTAAATTGGTGCCGGAGGCTAAGTTTGTGGTGGCGCATGGCAAATTGAGCAGTTCGGATCTTGAAGAGCGAATCATGGCATTTAAAGATAAGAAATTTGATGTCTTGGTCAGTTCAACAATTATTGAAAACGGGATTGACCTTGCAAATGCTAATACGCTGATCGTGAATAAGGCGGAAAAATTTGGGTTGGCGCAATTGTATCAACTGCGAGGACGCGTGGGACGCAGTAAAACACAGGCGTACGCGTACTTTTTGTATCATGCGCAGCGATTGCCCATTGATGCCAAGAAACGCTTGCGTGCCATCGTGGAAGCGTCGGAATTAGGGTCCGGATTTCAGATCGCCATGAAAGATCTCGAAATTCGAGGAGCCGGAGATATTCTTGGTGCCAATCAGCATGGAGCGATTCACGTGGTGGGGGTGAGTCATTTTATTCGAATGTTGAATCAGGCGGTAGAAGATTTGAAGGAGGGTAAATTGACGGCTGAAACAGGGGAATTACCTCAAGAAGTATCCATCGAAATTCCGTTGCCGGCTTTTATTCCGGATGATTACATTGTGAGCTCGAAAGATAAAATCAGTGTGTATCAGAGGTTGGCAGCGGCAGATACCTTTGATTATTTGGAAGAATTGCGTGGGGATTTGATTGAAGATTATGGACGTATGCCTAAAGAAGTGGCGAATTTGTTTTATGTTTTGGAGATTAAAATGTTGGCGAAACGGGCCGGGCTTAGTAATGTTCGTGCGGAAAATATTTATGGAAAAGGGGAGCGAGAAATTGTTTTGTCCATGTCCAATCGAGTGAGACCCGAGCATATTTTGAATCTGTTGGAATACAATTCGAAATGGTTGGTGAGTGGGAATAAACTTAAAATTTCAATGGAAGCATTGGGGGTGAGTTGGGTGGAGGAATTAAAGGAAGGTTTAAAGAAACTTGGGAAAAAAGCGAAGAATATTCCGGGAAGTGTGGCGGAGAAATAA
- a CDS encoding O-antigen ligase family protein: MKRFYFISLIFIFLFAALGELTRLPLATANGLLPNDLLLALLTGVWLFDKVFLERAWPPLKLSTPFLAFVGIAALSLLNGSQALTLKETFLSGLYLVRFIEYGALIFIVSDLTKNDPKTHLRLFHILLASAGLLAIVGFLQLKFFPNFTEFQNLGWDPHINRLLSSWFDPNFVGGLFAFVISLILGFSLNLPLKKSWPYFLLAGVLFLALFLTYSRSAYLACIAAMGILGIVKSPKLLIGGLIAVLLLSSVSERAADRFTNMIYSAQSLMDSSSAELPDATARLRIESWQNAWIIIQDHPWLGVGYNTYSYVQRDYGFVKELKKHSATGSDSTLLTIWATTGLIGLVTYIWFLGALLYISFFNRKNGLALGFFAGLLGLLIHSIFVNSLLFTPLLIFFYASAGLLSSPNKPSTT; this comes from the coding sequence ATGAAACGTTTTTACTTCATCAGTCTTATCTTTATTTTCCTTTTCGCCGCATTGGGAGAATTGACCCGACTCCCCCTTGCCACCGCCAACGGGCTCCTTCCCAACGACCTTTTATTGGCTCTTTTAACCGGTGTATGGCTCTTTGATAAGGTTTTCTTGGAACGCGCATGGCCCCCTTTAAAATTAAGCACCCCCTTTCTGGCTTTTGTGGGAATTGCAGCCCTTTCCCTCCTCAACGGCTCTCAAGCACTCACCCTCAAAGAAACTTTTTTAAGTGGACTTTATCTTGTTCGATTCATCGAATATGGCGCTTTGATTTTTATTGTTTCCGACCTAACAAAAAACGACCCAAAAACACACCTTCGTTTATTTCATATTCTCTTGGCGAGCGCGGGACTCCTCGCAATAGTGGGTTTTCTTCAGCTCAAATTCTTCCCAAATTTTACCGAATTCCAAAATCTGGGATGGGATCCGCACATCAACCGCCTGCTTTCTTCGTGGTTTGATCCCAATTTTGTAGGAGGACTCTTTGCCTTTGTTATAAGTTTAATTTTGGGTTTTTCATTGAACTTACCTTTAAAAAAATCCTGGCCTTATTTTCTTTTGGCCGGAGTATTATTTTTAGCGCTTTTTTTAACCTATTCCCGCAGTGCTTATTTGGCTTGTATCGCAGCCATGGGAATTCTGGGAATAGTCAAGTCTCCCAAATTATTAATCGGTGGATTGATCGCCGTTTTATTACTTTCCTCGGTTTCAGAACGAGCCGCCGATCGTTTCACGAACATGATTTATAGCGCTCAATCACTGATGGATTCCTCTTCCGCGGAACTGCCGGACGCCACAGCCCGACTCCGCATCGAATCCTGGCAAAACGCATGGATTATCATCCAAGATCATCCTTGGCTCGGAGTGGGATACAATACCTATTCTTATGTTCAACGCGATTATGGATTTGTAAAAGAATTAAAAAAACACTCGGCCACCGGCTCGGACTCAACTTTATTAACCATTTGGGCCACCACCGGACTGATAGGGTTAGTGACTTATATTTGGTTTTTAGGCGCCCTGCTTTACATAAGTTTTTTCAATCGAAAAAACGGCTTAGCCCTGGGATTTTTTGCCGGACTTCTGGGACTCTTAATCCATTCAATTTTCGTGAACAGTCTTTTATTCACTCCCTTGCTGATTTTCTTTTACGCAAGTGCCGGACTGCTTTCATCCCCGAACAAACCCTCAACAACGTAA
- a CDS encoding helix-turn-helix domain-containing protein — MLDKLIKFGFPEKEARVYLALLELGPSSVSEIAKRARIPRTNAYHLLNTLTTKGLVSTNEKSSKMVFMAEDPQRLVQLLKNQSEEFHRMQQEAKDLLPEFYSIYHKDDGKLKVRFFEGVEGLISAYEDTLTARDEILGYASVEYQHNFFPGYFPAYYTRRTKRGISVKCFLADSPESRRIQELDKAHLRETMLLPSRFSISPEINIYDNKMAIISLKEKFGAIIESKEVADAFKKMFELAFERSKQYNKEIHTEIAQAKSRPKNKTSGKKK; from the coding sequence ATGTTAGACAAACTCATTAAATTCGGTTTTCCGGAAAAAGAAGCGCGTGTTTATTTGGCTCTTTTGGAGTTGGGCCCTTCTTCGGTCAGCGAAATTGCAAAAAGAGCTCGTATCCCCAGGACCAATGCTTATCATTTGCTAAACACTTTGACCACCAAGGGGCTTGTGAGTACCAATGAAAAATCCTCCAAAATGGTTTTTATGGCGGAGGACCCTCAACGATTGGTTCAGCTTTTGAAAAATCAAAGCGAAGAATTTCATCGAATGCAACAAGAGGCCAAAGATTTACTTCCCGAGTTTTATTCCATTTATCATAAAGACGACGGAAAATTGAAAGTACGATTTTTTGAAGGAGTGGAGGGGCTGATCAGTGCCTATGAAGATACGTTAACGGCTCGCGATGAAATTTTGGGGTATGCTTCCGTGGAATATCAACATAATTTTTTTCCCGGTTATTTTCCCGCGTATTACACGCGTCGCACCAAGCGTGGGATTTCGGTGAAATGTTTTTTGGCAGACAGTCCGGAGTCTCGCAGGATTCAAGAGTTGGATAAAGCCCATCTTCGAGAAACCATGCTTCTTCCTTCTCGTTTTAGTATTTCTCCGGAGATCAATATTTATGACAATAAAATGGCCATTATTTCTTTGAAGGAAAAATTTGGGGCCATTATTGAAAGCAAGGAAGTGGCGGATGCGTTTAAGAAAATGTTTGAACTCGCGTTTGAACGATCCAAGCAATACAATAAAGAAATTCATACGGAAATCGCACAAGCAAAATCAAGGCCCAAGAATAAAACGAGCGGCAAGAAAAAATAG
- the dnaN gene encoding DNA polymerase III subunit beta: MKVLCTQKNLAFALNLVNRAVNPNTTLPVLNNILIKAESKKLYFSTTNMEVAMTYFIDAEVLNEGAITIPSKLITNYVSLLKDEEVELKIEEGFNLSIKTPFSYTKIKGINSSEFPVIPEIGKGETFSLESKVFEESINQTVFAASTNISRPVLTGILFRAEKKKLYMVATDSYRLAEKIVFLKKEIDNNFDYIIPSRTLAELGKILGFFGETEVECQVTKNQIQFSVQNLKILSRLIEGNFPDYQRIIPTTSKTNIKANVQDLILAVKKVSLFVQETNNNIKVSVTNNGKLIVSTDETQIGEGTAEIDVEIEGENNKIALNAQYLLEMLSHTKTEKIHLHIDNKLAPVKITSPQKEVDYIHIIMPLKL, encoded by the coding sequence ATGAAAGTTCTTTGCACCCAAAAAAATTTGGCTTTCGCCTTAAATCTTGTGAATCGGGCGGTTAATCCCAATACCACCTTACCGGTTTTGAATAATATTTTAATCAAGGCCGAAAGTAAAAAATTGTATTTTTCAACCACCAACATGGAGGTGGCAATGACGTATTTTATCGATGCCGAAGTTTTAAATGAGGGCGCAATCACCATTCCCTCCAAACTTATCACAAACTATGTTTCTCTTTTGAAAGACGAAGAAGTGGAACTTAAGATTGAGGAAGGGTTTAATCTTTCCATAAAAACCCCCTTTTCTTACACCAAAATTAAAGGAATTAATTCAAGTGAATTTCCCGTTATTCCCGAAATAGGAAAAGGAGAAACCTTTAGTTTAGAATCTAAGGTTTTTGAAGAATCTATCAATCAAACTGTTTTTGCCGCTTCTACTAATATTTCTCGTCCTGTTTTAACCGGTATTTTGTTCCGAGCGGAAAAGAAAAAATTATACATGGTGGCCACCGACAGCTATCGTTTGGCTGAAAAAATTGTTTTTTTAAAAAAAGAAATAGACAATAATTTTGATTATATTATTCCCTCCAGAACGCTGGCCGAGCTTGGAAAAATCCTCGGATTTTTCGGAGAAACAGAAGTGGAATGTCAGGTTACTAAGAACCAAATTCAATTTTCGGTGCAAAATTTAAAAATTCTTTCCCGCTTAATTGAAGGGAATTTTCCGGATTATCAACGTATTATTCCCACCACTTCAAAGACGAATATTAAAGCCAATGTTCAAGATTTGATTTTAGCGGTAAAAAAAGTGAGCCTCTTTGTACAAGAAACAAATAATAATATTAAGGTTAGTGTAACCAATAACGGGAAATTGATTGTTTCAACCGATGAAACCCAAATTGGGGAAGGAACCGCGGAAATAGATGTTGAAATTGAAGGCGAAAACAATAAAATCGCTCTCAATGCGCAATATTTATTGGAAATGTTGTCTCATACCAAAACCGAAAAAATTCATCTCCATATTGACAACAAACTGGCTCCCGTTAAAATAACCTCACCTCAAAAAGAGGTGGATTACATCCATATTATTATGCCGTTAAAACTGTAA